GACATCGGCATTCATCCCAAGTCGAGCTGGAACAACCCGGAACCGGAAGTGGTGCTCGCGGTGTCGAGCAACGGCACGGTGCAGGGCGCCATGCTCGGCAATGACGTCAACCTGCGCGACTTCGAAGGACGCAGTGCCTTGCTGCTGTCCAAGGCCAAGGACAACAACGCCTCGACTTCGCTGGGGCCACTGTTGCGTCTGTTCGACGAGACCTTCAGCCTGGATGACGTGCGCAACGCTCAGGTGGATTTGCGCGTGGAAGGCCAGGACGGTTTTGTGCTGCAGGGCCGCAGCTCGATGTCGCAGATCAGCCGCGACCCGCTGGATCTGGTCCGGCAGACGCTCAATGAAAACCATCAGTATCCCGACGGCCTGGTGCTGTTTCTCGGTACTCTGTTCGCCCCAAAGCAGGACCGCGACCAGCCGGGCAGCGGATTCACCCACAAACCGGGCGATCTGGTCACCATCAGCAACCCGCAACTGGGCGCCTTGTGCAATCGCGTGACCACCAGCGATCTGGCACCGAGGTGGGATTTCGGTTTGCGTTCGCTGATCGACAGCCTGGCTCGGCGAGGCTTGCTGGATGCGGCAGTGAAGGCACGCCAATCCTGAAACCGAACCTGATCCTGTAGGAGCGAGCCTGCTCGCGATGGACGCCAGAACACCACGGGGTGTCAGTCAGCCCGCGTCATCGTTGACGACCATCGCGAGCAAGCTCGCTCCCACAGGGGGCATTGCAACCAACATGATTTTTGTTTTACCCGGCATCGAAACCGCTTCAATAACAATAATAAAGGCCATCAGATGAACACACTGAAGAAGTACCAAAGCATCACCGTCGTCTTCCTGCTGTTGATCGGCATCGTCAACTACCTGGACCGTAGCGCGCTGTCGATCGCCAACACCTCGATCCAGAAAGACATGATGATCAGCCCTTCGCAGATGGGCATCCTGCTGTCGGCGTTTTCCATTGCCTACGCCTTCGCGCAGTTGCCGATGGGCCTGATCATCGACCGCCTGGGCAGCAAGATCGCCTTGGGTGCCTCGCTGCTGGCCTGGTCGGTCGCCCAGTCGGCGTTCGGCATGGTCAACAGCTTCGCCGGCTTCATGGGCCTGCGGGTGGTGCTGGGAATTGGCGAGGCGCCGATGTTTCCCTCGGCGGCCAAGGCCCTGTCGGAGTGGTTCGATGCCAACGAGCGCGGCACCCCGACCGGCATCGTCTGGTCCTCGACCTGCCTGGGCCCATGCCTGGCGCCGCCCTTGCTGACCCTGTTCATGGTCAACTTCGGCTGGCGCGGGATGTTCATCATCACCGGCGTACTCGGTGTTGCCCTCGCCCTGTGCTGGTTGACCTTCTACAAGAGCAAGGCGCAGTACCTGGCCGAGCTGGCGGCTGAAGGTAAACCGCTGCCGAGCGAGCACAAGGCACAGGTGGTGCAAGCGCGGGAACCCAAGGTGTCGTACTTCGCCGGCTGGCTCGATCTGTTCAAGCATCGCAGCACCTGGGGCGCGGTACTGGGCTTCATGGGCGTGATCTACATGCTGTGGCTGCACCTGACCTGGCTGCCCGGCTACTTCGAGCGCGAACACGGCATGAACCTGTACAAGACCGCCTGGCTGGTGTCGCTGGCCTACGGTTTCGGTGCGGTGGGCACCATCGTCGCCGGACGCTTCTGCGACCTGCTGGTGCGCCGTGGCATGAGCATCCTGGCCAGTCGCAAGTTCGGCGTGATCACAGGTCTGGTGCTGGCTGCGCTGTTCACTCTGCCGCTGTCGTTTGGCCCCGGGCTCACCGGTTGCATCATCCTGCTGTGCCTGGCGCTGTTCAGCATCAACATGGCCAGCGCCACGGCCTGGATGATCGTCAACACCATCGTCGAGAGCCGCCGGGTGGCCTCGTTCGGTTCGATCCAGAACTTCGGCGGCTACATCGCCGGTTCCGTCGCACCGATCGTCACCGGCTTCAGCATCGAGTACTCGGGGTCGTTCAATACCGCGTTCATGATCAGTGCGGTGGTGGCGCTGTGTTCGGCGCTGGCGTACTTCCTGCTGCTCAACGCACCGGTGAGCGCGGCCCAGCCTCGGCCTGAGCAAGTAGTCGGCGTCACCGAATAACCCCCAACCCTGTAGGAGCGAGCCTGCTCGCGATGGACGTCAACGATAACGCGCCCTGTCTGAATGACTGCGTTGTCCAAGCGTCCATCGCGAGCAGGCTCGCTCCTACAGTTAATACGTTTCGCCGATCAAGAGGTCACGGCAGCGGGTGAACGGGTCGCACCATTACGCACTTCCCGCGCGGTGCAGCCGAAATGCTGGCGGAAGCTGCGGGTGAATTGGGCCTGGTCGCTGAAGCCCCAGCGCATGGCCAATTCACCGATCGACAGGTGGCAGTTGGGGTCGTGCAGGCCACGGTGGACTGCTTCGAGGCGGCGCAGGCGGATCCATTCGCCGAGGCTGTAGGGCGTGCTGCTGAAGAGTTTGTGCAGGTAGCGCACCGACAGGCCGCACGCGTCGGCCACCCCTTGCGGTGACAAGTCGGGATTACCCAGTTGCTTGTCGACGTACTGTTCGATGCGCTGCAAATGCATGGCCGCCAAATTCGAACTTTCACTGCTGAGCACGCGTTCGTCTTCGCGCAGGGCCATCAGCAGGGTCGACAGGGCCTGGTCGAGCAGCATGTGCCGGGCGGTTTCGTTGCATTCATCGAAACGGGCGGCGCACATGGCCAGTTGATCAACGAAAATCCGTCCCAAGGCACGCCGGGCATCGAAGCAGAAACGCGTATAGCGCTCGGCGCCACGCAGTTGTCCGTGCAGCGCCCGTTCGGGCAGTTTGAACACCCACAGGTCGTTGTCGCAGGCGTAGTGAAAGCGGTAGGGCGCGTCGCCGCGCTCGAAGATGAATCCGCCCGGCTGGCAATGCAGGGCGCGACCGTCTTGCTCGAAATGCACTTCGCCACGCCGGGGCACGGTCACCAGGTAGCAGGCTTCGCGGTCTTCACTGACTTGCGCCTTGCTGCGCGAATAGCCCAGTTGGCTGGAGCGCAGGCGCGACAGGGTCAGCGGGGTGCTGCCGGTTTCCCAGATCTGCAGGCTGCCGCTGAAGCGGCCTCCGGGGGCGAATTCCAGGGACAGCGGAAAATAGGCACTGGCGATCGCCTCCGCCCAGAGCGGCTGGCGCTGGCTGTCGGACCAGGCGCGGGTGGAGAGTTTGTAGGCCATGGCTGTCCTCGTATGATTTTTATTATGAGGACGGTGCCGTGGCTCAAAGCCGCCGGCACCGTTGGTTTGCCATCATTTGCCATTGCTGGCGGGTGGTCAATCGTCAGGCGTCAGCCGGTAAGTGGCCGACGGTGCCAGCGTGGCCTGCCAGCCCGGCGGCACGACGATGTTGGTCGTCGACTCTTCGATCACGCACGGTCCCTTGACGGTCTGCCCCGATTGCAGGTGCTCACCGTTGTACACCGGCGTGTCCTGCCACGCCGTCTGGGCGCTGAACAACATGGAGCGGTGAGCGCTGGCCTTGGGCGCGACGTTGTCCTCAGGTTGCGCCAGTTCCGGCATCGGCGGGCGTTGCAGCCGTGCAATCACTGAGCATTCGAGGTTGACCAGTTCCGCCGGGCTCTGCGGCTCGCTGTAGGAGAACAGCGCCTTGTGCCGGGTATGGAACGCCTCGCGCAAGGCGACCAGGCCAGCATGATCCAGCTGATCGCAGGTCAATTCGACACTGCACTCGTGGACCTGGCCGAGGTAGCGGATTTCCAGGTTGTAGTGGCATTCGACGTTATTACCGGCGCCGAAGCCATCGTCGCGCAGGTTGCCCATGCCACGCTCGCGCAGCTCGCGCAACGTGCGGTTGAGCAGGGGCAGGTCGACCAGATCGTCGTCCAGGCGCATCGGCAGGGTGGTCAGCTGGTCGTAGCGGATGTCCGAGAGAATCTGCCCGTAGGCGCACAGCCCGGAGGCCACTTTCGGGATCAGCACCACCTTGCTGCCGATCTCCTCGGCCAGGCGCATCACGTGCATGCCCGCCGCGCCGCCAGCGCCGATCAGCGCGAAATCCCGTGGGTCATAACCGCGCTCCACCGAGACCCGGCGAATGCCGCTGACCATGTTCAGGTTGACCAGGGTGATGATGCCAATGGCGGCACGCTCGACGCTGATGCCCAGCGGCTCGGCGATTTTGCTGCGGATCGCCTCGATGGCCGCCTTGCGGTTCAGACGAATGCTGCCGCCCAGCAGGGCGCCGTCGGCCAGGTAGCCCAGGGCGAGGTTGGCGTCGGTCACGGTCGGCTCGGTGCCGCCCTTGCCGTAGCACACCGGGCCCGGGTTGGCGCCGGCACTGCGCGGGCCGACCTGGAGCATGCCGAAGTCATCGAGGTAGGCAATCGAACCGCCACCGGCGCCGAGGGTTTCCACCTGGATCATCGGCACGCCGATGCGATAGCGCAGGAAGTCGGTGTCCTTGCTGAAGTTGGTGCGCCCCGATTTGCTCAAGGTGATGTCGAACGAGGTGCCGCCCATGTCCACGGTGATCACGTTGTCGATGCCGAACGGCTGGGCCACGCACAGGCCGGCCTGCGGTGCGGAAGCAGGGCCGGAGTTGATCGCGTTGACCGCGCGCTCACGCATCACCACGCCCGGCGCGAGGCCGCCGTTGGATTGGAAGTAGCGGGTGGGCTGTTGCGCGCCGAGCTCTTCGAACAAGGCATCGATGCGTTCGATGTAGCGCCCCATCACCGGGCTCAGGTAGGCGTTGACCACGGTGGTGGAGGTGCGGGTGTACTCGCGGATCTGCGGGAACACTTCATTGCCGGTGCAGACGAAAACGCCAGGCAATGCCGCGCGCACCATCTCGGCGGCGCGTTGTTCGTGGGCGGGGTTGCGCACCGACCAGACGAAGGAAATGGCCACGGCCTTGACCTCCTGCTGGCGGAAGTACTCGATGGCTCCAAGGATGGCTTGTTCATCGAGGGGCGCGTGTTCACTGCCGTCACTCAGGATCCGCCCCTTAACGGGCCGGCGCAGATGCCGGGGCACCAGCATGTAGGCCGGCGGGTAGGTGGCATCGTAGCGATGGCCGTCTTCCTTGTGGCCCAGGCGGATTTCCAGGCTGTCTTCGTGGCCGTCGGTGCACAGCAGGCCGACCTTGACCCCGGTTTTTTCGATCAGCGCGTTGAGGGCCACGGTGGTGCCGTTGATGCACAGATCGCAGTCGCCAATGATCTCGGCCGGCGTGCGGCCGATGGCATCGGCGATCTGCGCCAGGCCATTGCGGATGGCCAGGGTGCCGTCCTGTGGCGTTGAAGGGGCCTTGAACAGCTGCACGTTGCCGCTGCGATCAGCGAGGATGAAATCGGTGAAGGTGCCGCCGGCGTCGATGCCCAGACGATATTGTTGCTTGGTCATGATGAGGGTTCCAGATTGCTCAAAGGGGCCGGGGTCGATCAGCGAAGGTCGCGGCAGGCACGGGTGGCGGCGTCATCCAGCTGGCCGTCGGCGTCGATCACCACACCGTATTCCAGGCGCGCGCCTTCTACGGATACCAGGCCGTCGCGCACATCGTTCAGCACGCTGGCGATCGGGCGGCGCAACGGATTGCCGTAGCCACCGCCGCCGGGGTTGACGTTGATTACCCGTTCCCCCGGTTGCGCGGTGATTTGCGCGTTATGGATGAAATGCTGCTCCTGGCCGTCGGCCTTGCGGTGAATCAGCCGGCCCAGCTTGGGTTCCAGCAGAACGTTAGTCGCGCCTGCCGCACCGGAGGTCGGCAGTTGCCGGCCCTCGCCGAAACCGACCACGGTCATGCCGTGGTTCAGTGGTTCGATTTCGATGCGGGTGCCCGAGCCGCCGCGAAATTCGCCGGCACCGCCGCTGTCGGTCATCAGGCTGTAGCGGTGAATCAGGATCGGGTAGGAGTACTCCAGCAACTCGATATCGCCGGACATCAACGCGCCGAAACAGCACAGCGGACCGCACGCCGGCCAACCGTCCATGGCCTTGTTTGCCCCGGCGCCGGAGATGATCGAAGCCAGCACCATGGTCACGTATTCGTCGTTGTTGTTGCGCGGATCGTGGCCGGCGATGTTGATCCCGCTGGCATGGCCCCAGGAGGCGGTGACGCGATCCGGCGCGGCCTGTTCCAGCGCCTGGCGCACCGCGTCGGCGAGGGTTTCCATCGGCGTGGTGGTGCTGTTGACGTGGGGTGCCGGTTCCCGGGCGTTGCACAGGGTGCCCGGCGGGCCGAGGTCGACGGACACGCAGCGGTACAGGCCTTCGTTGTAAGGCGGCGGGACCTGGGCAAACATCATCAGCCCCAGGTAAACCCCGGACACCGAGTTGCCGGCGTAGGAGTTGATGAAGTACGGCACCTGCGGCGGGCTTTCGATCAGCACGTGGGCTTCGTCGCCGCGGATCTCCACTTGCGCGGTGATCGACAATTGCCCCAGCCCGTGACCGGAATCTTCCAGCACGGCGGTGCCGGTGTAGACACCGTCCGGCACATCACGCAACAGGGCGCGCATGTGCCGGTCGGCCATGTCTTTCAATTCGGCGATGCAGGCGCGCACCTGTTCCACGCCGTAACGGTCGAGCAGTTCCAGCAGGTGCCGTTCGCCGACGTTGCAGGCACCGTACTGGGCATTCAGGTCGCCTTCCTGATAGGCGCGGGCACGCATGTTGGTCAGCAGCAGGTTGATCACGTCCTCGCGGCGCTTGCCCCGGGACCAGAGCTTGACCGGCGGAATGCGCAGGCCTTCGGCGTAGATCTCCTTGGCGTCCGGGTTGTAGCCGGCGGGTACCGGGCCGCCGATGTCGGTCAGGTGGCCTTTGCACACGGTCCAGAACACCAGCTCGCCTTTGTAAAAGACCGGCTTGTACATGCAGCAATCGAGGATATGGCTGCCCTGATAGGCGGGGTCGTTGTGGTAGATCACGTCGCCTTCCTCGATGCCATCGCCGAAGAACCCGGCGACGCATTTCATCGCCGGAATCAGCGAGCCGAGGTGGATCGGGATGTCCTGGCCTTGCAGGATCATTTCCGGAAGGTGGTCGAAGAGGGCGTTGGAGTAGTCGTGAGCCAGGTTGAAAACGCTCGAACGACCGGTTTTCTCGAGGGTGATGGTCATTTCGCGCTGGGCGGTTTCGAGCGCGCCCCGCACAACGGCCAGGGTGATCGGATCTACTGTACTCATGGGTCACCAGAACTCTTGTTGTTATCGAATGCCACGCCACAAAACTACGCGCCGGAACCGGTGGCTGGCTTGGCGCACGGTGCACTGGTTTTTGATGCGTAGTGCATTGCAGTTGCTGGCGGTGCGCCTGTGGGAGCAAAGCTTGCTCGCGATAGCGGTGGTTCAGTCGACATTGAAGCTGGATGGAACTCAGTCATCGCGAGCAAGCTTTGCTCCTACAGGGTATGTGCAGCAGCGCTCCTGCAGGGGCCGCAGGGAATCAGGTGTAATTGGCCCGCACGAACCAGCTGCGCCGGGCGTTGTTGAGCAGCAGCCAGTAGGCGCTGAAGGCGCTGATGAAGGTCACCGGTGCCGACCAGGTGGCCAGGGTCGGGTGACCGCTGTTGAGCAGGGCGATACCGAGTGCGGCGGCGAGGAACCATGCACCCAGGCCACAGGGGTTGAAGGCACTGACCCGGTCCACCTCGTACTCGATGCGGTCCTGGAACAGTTGGCTGTAGCGAGGCGAGAAGATGTGCGCCAGGGCAATCGCGACCCAGGCCACCACAAAGATGCTCTGGTACGACAGCGCCTGCAGGATGTAATCGAACACGTTCAGGCGCATCAGCGTGTACACCAGCGCGCCAACGGCCACCGCCCACACCACATAGGGCACTCTGCCCAGCCCGACGCCGCCGAAGAACGCCTGCATATTGGTCGCGGCAAGGTAGAAATTCGCCGAGTTGATTCGCGTCTGGCTGACCCAGACAAAAACCAGGCCCCAAAAGCCCATCAGTTCGATGATCGCCATCACCACCGACACCTCGCTCAGGCCGCCCGACGTGGGAATGGTCCCGGCCAGGAAGATGCCGACCAGGCCGTTGATCAAAAAGGTGAAGGTGTAGAAGGGCAGGCCGAAGTTGAAACGGGCGTGATAGCGGGCGTCTTCCCGGCGACCGAAGCGCGCGTAGTCCCAGGTGTACATCATCAGGATCCACACACCCATGAAGTAGCTGAAGCAATCCCACCAGCCGTTTTCGACCGGACCGCTCGCCGGGCCCATTTGCAGCCATGCGCTGCTGTAGCCGTATTGCCCGATGGTCATCACCACCAGGGCGACCAGGCCGAGCAGATAGAAGGGCAGCAGGGCGCCGTTGAGCTTGTCCATCCAGCTCTGCACGCGACCCAGAATCAACGGCACGCTGTACAGCACCACCAGCAGGTAGGCCTGATTGATCGACAGGCTCGGCACATAGTGCTGGATCGCAATGGCAATCACCGAGCCTTCGAAGACGCTGTAGTAAGTGGCAGTGGCGAAGAAAATCAGGGTGGCCAGAACCGCGCCCTTGCGCCCGAACAACACCCTGGAAAACAGCGCGACCGACAGCCCGGTCTTGATCGCATAGCGGGCAATCACCGCGTTGATGGTCGCGTAAGTGACCACCGACAACAGCAGGCCGATGATTGCGTTTCGGGTGCCAAAGGTCATGGCCAGCGTGGCGGACACCACCAGCCAGAACATCGCGCTGCAGATGCCCCACCAGGCCATCGTCAGCGAACCTTTGTGCATGCGGTGTGAGGCGGGAACGGCGACCACCGAATAATCGGTGCTGTCGCCCTGTTTCTGGAGGAAGGCGGCCATGGTTCTTCTCTTGTTCTGGGATGAAGAACCTTGATGGTAAGAGGGCCATGGCGGTGGAAGATTGCTGTTGGCGGCCCTGTTTTTTGTCGTTGAGTGAAGTCCACCACCAGCCCCCTGTAGGAGCGGGCCTGCTCGCGATG
This genomic interval from Pseudomonas putida contains the following:
- a CDS encoding fumarylacetoacetate hydrolase family protein, which codes for MTNPLVPQSNDLSVFHTGSWVGRVWLPDQGPAVVLVKAGAVHDISAHVATVSALLELADPVAWLRALPLGDALIELPALLQNSDPNLRDESLPWLLAPIDLQAVKAAGVTFATSLLERVVEEQAKGDPAKADAIRDTLASRIGADLSQIVPGSAQAEALRKVLMEQGLWSQYLEVGIGPDAEIFTKAQPLSAVGHGADIGIHPKSSWNNPEPEVVLAVSSNGTVQGAMLGNDVNLRDFEGRSALLLSKAKDNNASTSLGPLLRLFDETFSLDDVRNAQVDLRVEGQDGFVLQGRSSMSQISRDPLDLVRQTLNENHQYPDGLVLFLGTLFAPKQDRDQPGSGFTHKPGDLVTISNPQLGALCNRVTTSDLAPRWDFGLRSLIDSLARRGLLDAAVKARQS
- a CDS encoding MFS transporter: MNTLKKYQSITVVFLLLIGIVNYLDRSALSIANTSIQKDMMISPSQMGILLSAFSIAYAFAQLPMGLIIDRLGSKIALGASLLAWSVAQSAFGMVNSFAGFMGLRVVLGIGEAPMFPSAAKALSEWFDANERGTPTGIVWSSTCLGPCLAPPLLTLFMVNFGWRGMFIITGVLGVALALCWLTFYKSKAQYLAELAAEGKPLPSEHKAQVVQAREPKVSYFAGWLDLFKHRSTWGAVLGFMGVIYMLWLHLTWLPGYFEREHGMNLYKTAWLVSLAYGFGAVGTIVAGRFCDLLVRRGMSILASRKFGVITGLVLAALFTLPLSFGPGLTGCIILLCLALFSINMASATAWMIVNTIVESRRVASFGSIQNFGGYIAGSVAPIVTGFSIEYSGSFNTAFMISAVVALCSALAYFLLLNAPVSAAQPRPEQVVGVTE
- a CDS encoding helix-turn-helix domain-containing protein, with amino-acid sequence MAYKLSTRAWSDSQRQPLWAEAIASAYFPLSLEFAPGGRFSGSLQIWETGSTPLTLSRLRSSQLGYSRSKAQVSEDREACYLVTVPRRGEVHFEQDGRALHCQPGGFIFERGDAPYRFHYACDNDLWVFKLPERALHGQLRGAERYTRFCFDARRALGRIFVDQLAMCAARFDECNETARHMLLDQALSTLLMALREDERVLSSESSNLAAMHLQRIEQYVDKQLGNPDLSPQGVADACGLSVRYLHKLFSSTPYSLGEWIRLRRLEAVHRGLHDPNCHLSIGELAMRWGFSDQAQFTRSFRQHFGCTAREVRNGATRSPAAVTS
- the capA gene encoding caprolactamase subunit alpha, coding for MTKQQYRLGIDAGGTFTDFILADRSGNVQLFKAPSTPQDGTLAIRNGLAQIADAIGRTPAEIIGDCDLCINGTTVALNALIEKTGVKVGLLCTDGHEDSLEIRLGHKEDGHRYDATYPPAYMLVPRHLRRPVKGRILSDGSEHAPLDEQAILGAIEYFRQQEVKAVAISFVWSVRNPAHEQRAAEMVRAALPGVFVCTGNEVFPQIREYTRTSTTVVNAYLSPVMGRYIERIDALFEELGAQQPTRYFQSNGGLAPGVVMRERAVNAINSGPASAPQAGLCVAQPFGIDNVITVDMGGTSFDITLSKSGRTNFSKDTDFLRYRIGVPMIQVETLGAGGGSIAYLDDFGMLQVGPRSAGANPGPVCYGKGGTEPTVTDANLALGYLADGALLGGSIRLNRKAAIEAIRSKIAEPLGISVERAAIGIITLVNLNMVSGIRRVSVERGYDPRDFALIGAGGAAGMHVMRLAEEIGSKVVLIPKVASGLCAYGQILSDIRYDQLTTLPMRLDDDLVDLPLLNRTLRELRERGMGNLRDDGFGAGNNVECHYNLEIRYLGQVHECSVELTCDQLDHAGLVALREAFHTRHKALFSYSEPQSPAELVNLECSVIARLQRPPMPELAQPEDNVAPKASAHRSMLFSAQTAWQDTPVYNGEHLQSGQTVKGPCVIEESTTNIVVPPGWQATLAPSATYRLTPDD
- the capB gene encoding caprolactamase subunit beta, which produces MSTVDPITLAVVRGALETAQREMTITLEKTGRSSVFNLAHDYSNALFDHLPEMILQGQDIPIHLGSLIPAMKCVAGFFGDGIEEGDVIYHNDPAYQGSHILDCCMYKPVFYKGELVFWTVCKGHLTDIGGPVPAGYNPDAKEIYAEGLRIPPVKLWSRGKRREDVINLLLTNMRARAYQEGDLNAQYGACNVGERHLLELLDRYGVEQVRACIAELKDMADRHMRALLRDVPDGVYTGTAVLEDSGHGLGQLSITAQVEIRGDEAHVLIESPPQVPYFINSYAGNSVSGVYLGLMMFAQVPPPYNEGLYRCVSVDLGPPGTLCNAREPAPHVNSTTTPMETLADAVRQALEQAAPDRVTASWGHASGINIAGHDPRNNNDEYVTMVLASIISGAGANKAMDGWPACGPLCCFGALMSGDIELLEYSYPILIHRYSLMTDSGGAGEFRGGSGTRIEIEPLNHGMTVVGFGEGRQLPTSGAAGATNVLLEPKLGRLIHRKADGQEQHFIHNAQITAQPGERVINVNPGGGGYGNPLRRPIASVLNDVRDGLVSVEGARLEYGVVIDADGQLDDAATRACRDLR
- a CDS encoding purine-cytosine permease family protein encodes the protein MAAFLQKQGDSTDYSVVAVPASHRMHKGSLTMAWWGICSAMFWLVVSATLAMTFGTRNAIIGLLLSVVTYATINAVIARYAIKTGLSVALFSRVLFGRKGAVLATLIFFATATYYSVFEGSVIAIAIQHYVPSLSINQAYLLVVLYSVPLILGRVQSWMDKLNGALLPFYLLGLVALVVMTIGQYGYSSAWLQMGPASGPVENGWWDCFSYFMGVWILMMYTWDYARFGRREDARYHARFNFGLPFYTFTFLINGLVGIFLAGTIPTSGGLSEVSVVMAIIELMGFWGLVFVWVSQTRINSANFYLAATNMQAFFGGVGLGRVPYVVWAVAVGALVYTLMRLNVFDYILQALSYQSIFVVAWVAIALAHIFSPRYSQLFQDRIEYEVDRVSAFNPCGLGAWFLAAALGIALLNSGHPTLATWSAPVTFISAFSAYWLLLNNARRSWFVRANYT